In one Nicotiana tomentosiformis chromosome 6, ASM39032v3, whole genome shotgun sequence genomic region, the following are encoded:
- the LOC138893458 gene encoding uncharacterized protein, which yields MGSSRFWFDNWTGLGILYFLVPPEFGINESIHNVYDVLEHGDWNINRLMDILPKEYALHIVEKIRPPVMEDVSDVPYCMLEARGHFSVNKTWEYVRMRNEPRVAYNMIWVWKAKLSLDDVLRRLGYFMPSKCWCCEKPKEESLVYMFFTSTTATTVWKYFLSRASIALSGMSMHHAITKCWTTQVIPRFKPIMQVLPSCIVWELWKRRNSLKYGDSVSKPGLKIPHKWQDLLPMMENYTPRLKYQKVIWEQPMESWLKVNTDGTSKGNPGRSAIGFCVTDEEGEIIYAVGREIAEGTNTKVEAIAIVESLKYCRWQNYTHIWLETDSLLLKNIIEGVWKPPWCIADQVEEILQLMEGFIFKVTHIYRERNKLADHLANYALEVGTIECHDFWQLDSQSRRLVNEDNM from the exons ATGGGATCCTCCCgcttttggtttgataattggacAGGATTGGGTATTTTGTACTTTCTTGTTCCACCTGAGTTTGGGATAAATGAATCCATTCATAATGTCTATGATGTTCTGGAACATGGTGATTGGAATATAAATAGACTAATGGACATTTTACCTAAAGAGTACGCACTTCATATTGTGGAGAAAATTAGACCTCCAGTTATGGAGGATGTGAGTGATGTACCTTATTGTATGCTAGAAGCTCGTGGCCATTTTTCTGTCAACAAAACTTGGGAGTATGTTCGAATGAGGAATGAACCTAGAGTAGCTTACAACATGATTTGG GTATGGAAAGCTAAGCTATCTCTTGATGATGTTTTGCGAAGGTTGGGATATTTCATGCCATCAAAGTGTTGGTGCTGTGAAAAACCTAAAGAAGAATCACTAGTATATATGTTCTTCACATCTACTACTGCTACTACAGTGTGGAAATATTTTCTATCGAGGGCTAGTATAGCTTTGAGTGGAATGTCCATGCATCACGCTATTACCAAGTGCTGGACTACGCAAGTAATTCCTCGATTTAAACCAATCATGCAAGTTTTGCCTTCTTGCATTGTATGGGAACTGTGGAAGAGAAGGAATAGTTTAAAATATGGAGATTCAGTATCT AAACCTGGTTTAAAGATTCCTCACAAGTGGCAGGACCTCTTACCTATGATGGAAAACTACACTCCAAGGCTGAAGTATCAAAAAGTGATATGGGAACAACCAATGGAGAGTTGGCTTAAGGTAAATACTGATGGTACATCGAAAGGAAATCCTGGGAGAAGTGCAATTGGGTTCTGTGTGACAGATGAAGAAGGGGAGATCATATATGCAGTAGGTAGGGAGATAGCTGAAGGCACAAACACAAAAGTAGAAGCAATAGCAATTGTGGAGTCACTAAAGTACTGCAGGTGGCAGAACTACACTCATATATGGCTGGAGACAGATTCATTATTATTGAAGAACATAATTGAAGGTGTATGGAAGCCACCATGGTGCATAGCTGATCAAGTTGAGGAAATTTTGCAGCTGATGGAGGGGTTTATATTCAAGGTCACTCACATATATAGAGAGAGGAATAAATTGGCAGATCATCTTGCTAATTATGCTCTTGAAGTTGGGACAATCGAATGCCATGACTTTTGGCAGCTAGATTCACAAAGTAGAAGATTGGTGAATGAAGATAATATGTAA